The nucleotide window GGTCAGTGGTCAAAGCCACGATGGTGGCCAAGTGGAAGGGAGTCCAACAGAAGAGGAACACGGCCAGGACTATGAAGACCATAATGGTGACTTTCTTCTTGGCTTTGTCCAGGGCTCTGGCATTGGAGTTCAAGTGCATGTTCCTCAGCTTGTAGAGCATCATGGTGTAGAGGATGCAGATGGTGGATACCGGAATGGCAAAGCCAAGGATGAGGGTGTAGATCCTGCTGGCTTTGAACCAAAACCTCTCAGGCTTGGGGAAATTGAGACCACAACTCTTGATCTCCAGGTCGTCGGTATAGACATTGGCAAAGATGATGAAAGGGAGGACTATGATGGTGACCAGCATCCAGATGCACAGGCTGACAATCCTGGCTGCTCGGTACGTGCGATGGGGCATCCTCTTGGACCTGACTGTAGCCAGTACCACCAGGTACCTGTCTATGCTCATCACTGTCAGGAAATAAATGCTGGAGAAGATGTTGTAGTGGTCTATGGACAAGATGACCTTGCAGAGGATTTCCCCAAAGGGCCAGTAGCGGAGGAGGTGCTCGGCAATATTCATGGGCAAGACAAGGGTGAACAAGTCATCGGCTATAGCGAGGTTCAGGATGAACATGTTGGTCACAGTCTTCATCTTGGGGGCCTTGAGGACCACATAGATGACAGCAGTGTTGCCTGTGAGCCCCACAGCACAGATCACAGAGTAGATCACGGGCAGGACAATGTAGAAATCAGCTGCCTGCTCTTGGAGGGTGAAGTTGAACCTCATGCTGTTTTCCAGGTAGCAGCTGTTGCCTGCattgctgcaggagctgttcaGATCATCCCAAAAGGAGCTGTTTCCCATGCCTGTTGATCACAGACCACCCTCAGATGCCACTGAAAGCCTTGCTAGCCCAGAAGTGAGAGCTTTTCTGTTTGGCtgggtgttttttcccctcctgtgaGAAGCAGCTGTTACCTCATTTAGATGCAGCTTATTTTCAAAGGTGACTTGTGAGGCTGCATAGACCACCTAACTTACCTCTCCGCCCTGTTGGAGAAGTTAGATTTTGGAGTGATGAGGCGGGAAAAATATGTTTGGAAGACATAAGGCTCCATGAACCATGGAAACGAGAATTGTGACTCTCTAAATAAGTCAAGGAGCTCTTCTTTCCGAGAGCATTCCGGTGAGCTTTGGCTTTTCTTTGCTGGGGGAGTTGAGTGGCTCCGGTTCAGCTGTCTGCAGTGAGAGGTCTCCTGGGGCTAGCAGGAACAAGGAGGCAGAAGGGGGAGTTTCGTGCCTGGCTGGCTGTTCACAGCCTTGGAGGACCTGAGGGATGGCTGCTGTTTCACTGGCACAGTGCTTGCTTTCTGTGCCGGAGCAGAAGCGTTCCAGTGGTTAATTAGTGCCTGCCTTTGTGTCGGAGTTCAGGCTCTTCATGGACTG belongs to Corvus moneduloides isolate bCorMon1 chromosome 17, bCorMon1.pri, whole genome shotgun sequence and includes:
- the NPBWR2 gene encoding neuropeptides B/W receptor type 2; protein product: MGNSSFWDDLNSSCSNAGNSCYLENSMRFNFTLQEQAADFYIVLPVIYSVICAVGLTGNTAVIYVVLKAPKMKTVTNMFILNLAIADDLFTLVLPMNIAEHLLRYWPFGEILCKVILSIDHYNIFSSIYFLTVMSIDRYLVVLATVRSKRMPHRTYRAARIVSLCIWMLVTIIVLPFIIFANVYTDDLEIKSCGLNFPKPERFWFKASRIYTLILGFAIPVSTICILYTMMLYKLRNMHLNSNARALDKAKKKVTIMVFIVLAVFLFCWTPFHLATIVALTTDLPQTSMVIGISYFITSLSYANSCLNPFLYAFLDDSFRKSFRKLLECRTS